DNA sequence from the Methanomicrobiales archaeon genome:
AAACGGAACGGTGCCGTGCCCGTCCTGCTTTACGTCCTCCTCGGGGCCCTGAACCTGCCCGTCTTCCACAACGGCCTGGCCGGCATCGGGATCCTGCTGGGTCCGACGGGGGGCTACCTCGTCGGGTTCATCCCGGCGGCCTTCATCGTCGGGCTCGCGTACACGCGATCCGCCGCTGTCGGAAGAATCCTGGGGCTGCTTGCGGCCGACGCCACGCTCCTTCTCACCGGCATGGCATGGCTCGCGTTCTCGACGGGCATGCCGCCCGCGACGGCGTTCTTGGTAGGCGTACTGCCCTTCATCCCCGGAGATCTGCTGAAGATCGCTGCCGTCTACACCATTGCCAGACGATTCCCATGATAGAGATCCGGAACCTTCGCCATCGATCCCTGGATATCCCCTCTCTCGCGATCCCGCCGGGCAGAACGGCAGTGATAGGGCTGAACGGCAGTGGAAAGACCACGTTTCTCTCGCTCTGCGTCGGGATCGCTCTCCCGCAGGGCGGCTCGATCCTCCTGGATGGCCGTCCGCCCCGCGAGACGGACGTGGGATGGGTGGCGGAATTCCCGGATCGGAACATGCTCTTTGACAGGGTCTCCGACGAGATCGCATCGCCCCTGCGGTTCCGGTTCGTGCCTGCCCCGAGGATTCGGGAGGCGGTCGAGCGGATCGCGGCGGATGTCGGCATCTCGGGGCTGCTTGCCCGGAACCCCCGCAGCCTCTCCGGGGGCGAGAAGACTCTGGTCGCCCTCGCCACGGCGCTCGTCTCCCGCCCGGTAGTGCTCGTTCTGGACGAGTTCGACTCCCATCTGGACGCCGAGACCCTGGGGGAAGCGGAGCGGGCGATCGGGCGGGCTCGGGTCCCCTACGTCCTCCAGTGCACCCAGAACCCGCACGTGGCGCGTTCGGCAGACCGCGTGCTCTATATGGAGGCGGGACGGGTCCGAGATCTGGGGGCGCTGGATCGGATGTTCCGCGCCGGAGACGCGGATCGGGCAGCGTGGGAGTTACCGGCATGAGAATCACCCTCGACGAGGTCTCCCTGCGGAGGGGGGAATGGCAGCTCATGGCCAGCGGCCGCTTCGACCTGGGCATCCACCAGGTCAGCGGGCGGGTGGGGAGCGGCAAGTCCACGCTCGCCCTCTTGATGGGCGGCCTGCTGGAACCCGAGGAGGGATGCATCCGAATGGAGGGCATCCGGCGGAGGATGCTCTCGTTCCAGTTCCCCGAGTACCACGTCACCGAGAGGAGCGTTGCGGGCGAGATCGCCTCCTGGGGCTGCGACCCGGACACCGTGATCGCCGAAGCCGGGCTCGGGGGAAGGGGGGACGAGGATCCCCTCCTCCTCAGCCGCGGGGAACTCAAACGGCTGCACCTGGCCTGCATCCTCCGGTGCGACTGCGACCTCCTCCTGCTGGACGATCCCTTCTGCTCCCTGGACTGGCGGGGCAGACGTCAGGTCTGGGACTGGATCGAGCGGCGGCGGGGGATTGTCGTCGTATTCACGAACGAGCGGCGTGTGCTCCCCGGGGTGCGCTGGCGGTGGGAGATACGGGAGGGGCTGCTCCGATCCATGGACGGGAGCCACCCTCCCGCCGTGGATCCGCCGCCCTTCGCGGGGGAGAGGGGGCGGGAGGAACGATGCGGGATCCCCGGCTGAGGCTGCTCGCCACGGTTGCCCTCTCCATCGCGGCCTATTGCAGCCTTGCGGGAGCGGCGGCCGCAGGTGTCTGGTGGCTCCTCTTCAGCGGGAGGACGCGATCCATCCCCCACCCCCGGGCGCTTCTTTCGTTTATCGCCCTTCTCGCTGTCTTCTCTGCCGCCATCCATATCGGCGGCGGGGACGGTATCTCTTACCTGGTGCGGTTTTCGGTCATCGCCCTGATCGCCGCCTGGACGTTCGCCGACCGCCAGCCGGGCGAGCTCCTGGATCTCTCCACCTGGTGTCTGGGGGAGCGTATCGGATTCGAGATCGGGCTCGTGGCTGAGATGAGCATGCGCTCGCTCGAGGTGATCGCGGAAGATTTCGAGCGGATCCGCCAGGCCCAGGGGATCAAGGGGGTGCCGTGGGGAGTGCGGAGTCTCGTGCCGGCCGTCTCGGCGCTGATCCACGCCGGGCTGGTGCGGGCGGAGGATCAGGCGGATCTCCTGGCGGTGCGGGGCTACCGGAGGGGCGGGACCTCCTGCCCCCGCTTCTCCCGCGAGCCGATGGACGTTGCGGCAGCTGCATCCGCAATTCTGGTTGGATTGGCGCTTTTTGTGCCAGCTGGTGATATTTTTATACTTTTACAAAGAAGTTTTTAGGGACTTTGTTGCGTACGAATCCTCAGTCCGGAGACCTCAGATGACTGCCAGCAGTTCTTCCCGAGTGCGCATCACCGACACCACGCTGCGGGATGCGCATCAATCGCTCATCGCCACCCGGTTGAGGACGGAAGATCTCCTTCCCCTGGCGCGAACCCTGGACGATGTGGGGTTCTTCTCCGTCGAGGCCTGGGGTGGAGCGACCTTCGACTCCGCGATCCGGTTCCTGAACGACGATCCCTGGGAGCGGCTGCGTAGCCTGAAGGAGGAGCTGAAGAAGACGCCCATCCAGATGCTCCTCCGCGGGCAGAACCTCGTCGGTTACCGCCATTATCCCGACGACGTGGTGGAGCGGTTCGTCGACGCCGCCTGCCAGAACGGCGTGGATATCTTCCGGATCTTCGACGCCCTGAACGACATCCGCAACATGCGGAAGGCGATGGAGGAGGTGAAGGCAAGAGGCGCCCACCTCCAGGGAGCCATCTGCTACACGATCAGCCCGGTGCATACCATCCCTGCCTTCATCGAGATGGCCCGGGAGCTCTACAGCCTGGAGTGCGACTCGATCTGCATCAAGGATATGGCCGGGCTGATTATGCCCGAGGCGGCGCGGGAGCTGATCTGCGGCATAAAAGACGAGATGGACATCCTGGTGGATCTCCACTCCCACTCGACAAGCGGCGTCGCCCCGATGAGTTACCAGGCGGCAATCGATGCCGGCGCGGATATCCTGGACACTGCCATGTCGCCGTTCGCTCTCGGGACTTCGCAGCCTCCCACCGAGAGCACGGTCGCCGCTCTCGCCGGCACGGCGAGGGACACGGGCATCGATCTCGTTGCCCTCCGAAAGGTGCGCAATCAGTGCCTGCGTATCCGCGAGAAGTACGCCGGCCTGATCAGCCCCATCTCCGAGCGGGTGGACAGCGATGTGCTGATCTACCAGCTGCCGGGCGGGATGATCTCCAACCTCTACTCGCAGCTCAAGGAGCAGGACGCCCTGAACCGACTGGAGGACGTCTTTGCCGAGATCCCGCGGGTGCGGGAGGATCTCGGCTACCCCCCGCTCGTTACCCCGACGAGCCAGATCGTGGGCACCCAGGCGGTCATCAACGTGCTCGTGGGCGGCGAACGCTATCAGAACGTGACGAACGAGGTGAAGGACTACGTGCGGGGGCTCTACGGGAAACCGCCGGCGCCCATCCGCGACGAGATTCGCGAACGGATCATCGGCAGCGACCCTCCCATCACGGTGCGGCCGGCGGATCTGCTCGAACCGATGTATGAGAAGATGAAGCGGGATGCGGTAAAAGCGGGGCTTGTCAAGAAGGAGGAGGATATCCTCACCTACATCCTCTACCCGGCCATCGCCCCCGCGTTCCTGCGGGGCGAGAGGAAAGCGGAAGTCCTGCCGGTGAAGGAGGCGGAGAGCAAGCCGCCCGTGGATCTCCCGAGCAGCATGGAGGTGGAGGTCGACGGCGAGATCTTCTCCGTGCGGATCCTCACTGTGGAGGGTTCCGCGGTCACACCGACGCCAAAGCCTCACGAGAAGATCCCCCGCGGCGAGATGGAAGGGGGCGTGAAGAGCAACATGCAGGGAATGGTGCTCGAGGTGGTGGCTGCGACCGGCACCATGGTCAGGAAGGGGGATGTCCTGATCGTCCTCGAGGCGATGAAGATGGAGAACCCGATCCACAGCCCGAGGGACGGCAGGGTCGGGGAGATATTCGTGAACCAGGGGGATGTGGTGCAGCCCGGCGACGTGCTGCTGGTGATCGAATGACGCACTTCGAGAAGATCCTGATCGCCAACCGCGGGGAGATCGCCATCCGGGTGATGCGGGCCTGCCGGGAGCTCGGGATCGAGACGGTCGCCATCTACTCCACGCCGGACAAGAACGCGCTGCACGTGAAATACGCCGACGAGGCCTTCCACGTCGGGGACGCCCATCCCTCCAAAAGTTACCTGAACAAGGAGCGGATCATCGATATCGCTCATAAAGCCGGTGCGGAGGCTATCCACCCCGGTTACGGGTTCCTGGCCGAGAACAGCGCTTTCGCGAAACTCTGCTGCGACGAGGGGCTCGTCTTCATCGGCCCCTCCTGGAGGGCGATCCAGGCGCTGGGATCCAAGGTGGGCGCCCGCAGCCTGATGCGGTCTTCCGGCGTGCCGGTGCTCCCCGGTACGCCGGACGGTGTCACGGACATCGACGAGGCGAAGCAGGTGGCCGCCGAGATCGGCTACCCCGTGATCTGCAAGGCGAGCGCCGGGGGCGGCGGTATCGGGATGCAGATCGTCCATGAGGAGTCAGCGCTCGAGGAGGCGATCGCCGCCGGGATGCGGATCGCGGAGTCCGCCTTCGGAGACCCGACCATCTTCATCGAGAAGTACCTGACGAAACCGCGCCACATCGAGTTCCAGGTGCTCGGCGACAACTATGGACACGCGATCCACCTCTTCGAC
Encoded proteins:
- a CDS encoding energy-coupling factor transporter transmembrane component T → MRDPRLRLLATVALSIAAYCSLAGAAAAGVWWLLFSGRTRSIPHPRALLSFIALLAVFSAAIHIGGGDGISYLVRFSVIALIAAWTFADRQPGELLDLSTWCLGERIGFEIGLVAEMSMRSLEVIAEDFERIRQAQGIKGVPWGVRSLVPAVSALIHAGLVRAEDQADLLAVRGYRRGGTSCPRFSREPMDVAAAASAILVGLALFVPAGDIFILLQRSF
- a CDS encoding ABC transporter ATP-binding protein, translated to MIEIRNLRHRSLDIPSLAIPPGRTAVIGLNGSGKTTFLSLCVGIALPQGGSILLDGRPPRETDVGWVAEFPDRNMLFDRVSDEIASPLRFRFVPAPRIREAVERIAADVGISGLLARNPRSLSGGEKTLVALATALVSRPVVLVLDEFDSHLDAETLGEAERAIGRARVPYVLQCTQNPHVARSADRVLYMEAGRVRDLGALDRMFRAGDADRAAWELPA
- a CDS encoding ATP-binding cassette domain-containing protein — protein: MRITLDEVSLRRGEWQLMASGRFDLGIHQVSGRVGSGKSTLALLMGGLLEPEEGCIRMEGIRRRMLSFQFPEYHVTERSVAGEIASWGCDPDTVIAEAGLGGRGDEDPLLLSRGELKRLHLACILRCDCDLLLLDDPFCSLDWRGRRQVWDWIERRRGIVVVFTNERRVLPGVRWRWEIREGLLRSMDGSHPPAVDPPPFAGERGREERCGIPG
- a CDS encoding pyruvate/oxaloacetate carboxyltransferase, whose translation is MTASSSSRVRITDTTLRDAHQSLIATRLRTEDLLPLARTLDDVGFFSVEAWGGATFDSAIRFLNDDPWERLRSLKEELKKTPIQMLLRGQNLVGYRHYPDDVVERFVDAACQNGVDIFRIFDALNDIRNMRKAMEEVKARGAHLQGAICYTISPVHTIPAFIEMARELYSLECDSICIKDMAGLIMPEAARELICGIKDEMDILVDLHSHSTSGVAPMSYQAAIDAGADILDTAMSPFALGTSQPPTESTVAALAGTARDTGIDLVALRKVRNQCLRIREKYAGLISPISERVDSDVLIYQLPGGMISNLYSQLKEQDALNRLEDVFAEIPRVREDLGYPPLVTPTSQIVGTQAVINVLVGGERYQNVTNEVKDYVRGLYGKPPAPIRDEIRERIIGSDPPITVRPADLLEPMYEKMKRDAVKAGLVKKEEDILTYILYPAIAPAFLRGERKAEVLPVKEAESKPPVDLPSSMEVEVDGEIFSVRILTVEGSAVTPTPKPHEKIPRGEMEGGVKSNMQGMVLEVVAATGTMVRKGDVLIVLEAMKMENPIHSPRDGRVGEIFVNQGDVVQPGDVLLVIE
- a CDS encoding biotin transporter BioY, whose translation is MYGNRERTAVLAHTATFIALITVGSWISIPFIPVPLTLQTLFVLLAGAIMKRNGAVPVLLYVLLGALNLPVFHNGLAGIGILLGPTGGYLVGFIPAAFIVGLAYTRSAAVGRILGLLAADATLLLTGMAWLAFSTGMPPATAFLVGVLPFIPGDLLKIAAVYTIARRFP